In Dehalococcoidia bacterium, the genomic window TCCGCGCTCATCGCGCACGGTCGAGAGGACACCGGCAGGCTTGTTAAGCATCAAGTAAATAAGTTGCCTCGATTTTATGTCAACTTTTTGTCCATCGACCGTTATTCGATCGTTATCGATATCGACCGCATGCCGCAGGTCGGATACGACGGCGCCGTTTACCCGCACCGAGCCCCGCATAATGGCATCGGCCATGCGCCGGCGGGGACCGGCGCCCGCCTCGGTCAGGGCTTTGAGTAACGATATAGAGGATGTTTCTTTCATTTACAGATTATCTCCGAGATTGCTTCCAGTATATACCCTGCGCATCGGCTCAGCCATATATTTTAATCAACCCCCTGCTATATTCCGGTCATAGTGTAGGGGGCATTACCCCTAAGGCAGTATGTGCCGTTGTGCGATATCGGCATTATGTAGGAGCGCGGTTTTCGCGCCTTTATTCGGGCAGGAAGACCCTGCCCTTACTCTTATACAACCATATTTGATTAATGACCGATTTCCTGCTACAATCTCACAATACAAAGTTGCTTAAGTTCCGGTAAGACGGTATCATTATTGAGCAGATTTTGTTAAGGAAGGGTATCGGCGATGAGAAAGTTTTTTGTCAAAGTACTGATGCAGGTCATGTTCAAAACCCTGCCACTAATCAAGTACTATCCTTTCAAATGGTTTTCCCCGGTTATAAATAAATCGGTTAACTGGTACATGCAGAAGCGGTTCCCGGTACCAAAGCAAACGACACAGCCGGCAGCCCCGGCTCAGCCGGCAACGCAGACCCCACCCGCCGCAGAAGAGCCCAAGGCTTAGAACAATCCGTCAACGCCCTTCGATTGTCGAAGCCCAACCGGCGCGGTTCCCCACCTGCAATCACTCTCGACTAACACATCACTTCAACTCTCCTCTGTTGCCCCATGCCCGCTTAATACATTATTATTAATAAGGGAATTGTTAGCGGAAGATACATTCACATCCGTCATTGCGAGGAGTCCTTCCATATACCGCAATATCATGGAATGACGACGTGGCAATCTCATTGTCAGCACAACTGTAAATAGCTAGAGATTGCTTCGTCCTTCCACATAGTTTGACCCGTGGAAGGGCTCGCAATGACAAATGATATGGCAGCGCCGTCAGGAGGAAATATCTTGGTTAAAAGCAATAACGGATTCGATAAGTTCAGCGGGTCTGCGGACTACGTGACGTCCGAGCCGCTGAGGAATGTGGTGAACGTGTCCATCGCGCTGGGCAAGCCGCTGCTCATCAGGGGCGAGCCGGGCACGGGCAAGACGCTGCTGGCCCACAGCATCGCCAAGGGGCTGGGCAAGCGCCTCATCACGTGGAACATCAAGTCGACGACGAAGGCCCAGGAGGGGTTATACGTCTACGACACGGTGCAGCGCCTCAACGACAGCCGCTTCGGCGACAAGGATGTGTCCAACATCAAGCAGTACATAAAGCTGGGCAAGCTGGGGCAGTCGTTCGCCGCAAAGGAGCAGGTGGTGCTGCTCATCGACGAGGTGGACAAGGCCGATGTGGAATTTCCTAACGACCTGCTGAACGAGCTCGACGAGATGAGTTTCTACATACCGGAGACGGAGGAGACGGTAAAGGCCGTTCACCGCCCGATAACGGTGATAACCAGCAATGCGGAGAAGGAGTTGCCGGATGCATTCCTGCGCCGCTGCATCTTCCACTACATAGAGTTCCCCGAACCGACTCTGATGGAGCAGATAGTAAAAGTGCATTTCCCCGATCTTAAGGGCAAGCTGCTGGGCGAGGCCATGAAGACCTTCTACATGCTGCGCGAGATCGAGGATTTCAGGAAGAAGCCCTCCACCAGCGAGCTCATCGACTGGATACGCGTGCTCATCGCGGCCGGCGTGCCGCTCGATGACATCTCTAACGAGATACCGTTCATCGGCACGCTGCTCAAGAAGGAGACCGACTTCTACTACTTCACCAAGAGGTACATGACCAGGGTCGGCGAAAAGTACATGATGCGGAAGCGCTAGCCATGTTCACCTACTTTTTCTATCTCCTCAAGAGCAAGAAGATCCCCGTCTCCATGACCGAGTGGATGACCTTCATGCAGGCGCTCGATAAGGGCTGCGTGAAGACTCTGGACGATTTCTATTTCCTCTCGCGGGCGATACTGGTTAAAAGCGAGACCCACTTCGACGATTTCGACGTGGCCTTTCAGGAGTTCGCGCAGGGCATCGAGAACGCGCAGGACATATCGCAGCAGATATGGGACTGGCTGAACGACCCGCTGAACCGCCCGCTCTACGACGAGCTGCAGAAACAGATGTGCGAGCAGTACGACTTCGACGAGCTGATGAAGGAGCTGCAGAAGCGCCTGGAGGAACAGACGGAGCAGCACGACGGCGGCAGCCACTGGATCGGGCGCGGCGGCACCTCCCCCTTCGGCCACTCCGGCTACCACCCCAACGGCATCCGCATCGGCGGCGAGTCGCGCGGCAGGCACGCAGTGCAGATAGCTGCGGAGCGGCGTTTCAGGAACTACCGCAGCGACATCACGCTGGACACGCGCCAGATGAAGATAGCACTGAAGCGCCTGCGCCAGCTGACGCGCACCGGCCCCGAGGACGAGCTGAACCTGGACAAGACCATCGACGCCACGGCGAAAAATTACGGCGAGATCGAACTCATCTGGCAGCGCGCGCGCAAGAACACGGTCAAGGTGCTGCTGCTCATGGACGTAGGCGGCTCCATGGACCCGTTCTCACTGCTCTGCAGCCAGCTCTTCTCCGCGGCACACTCCAGCTCGCACTTCAGGGATTTCCAGTACTACTACTTCCACAACTGCATCTACGATAACGTTTACGACAACATCGAGAGGTACGAGGCGGTGAGCACCAACCACCTGCTGAACACGCTGACCCCCGACTACAAATTGATAATCGTGGGCGACGCCCGCATGGCGCCGTGGGAGCTCTCTGAGAGAAACGGCGCGATAAACTACTACGAGCACAACGACGTCCCCGGTATCAACTGGCTCCAGCGCATCGCGGACCATTTCACCCATGCAGTGTGGCTGAACCCGGACAGCCCGCAGTACTGGGACAACTACACCGTAGAGATGATCGCCAGGGTATTCCCCATGTTCCCCCTGACGCTGGACGGCCTGGGCATGGCCGTGCAGAAGCTGGTGGTGAAACGGTAGGGGCGAGGTCATCTCGCCCACATGACGATGGAACGCAACCGCAAATCCGTCCGCATCAAAGATTACGATTATTCCCATGCGGGTGCGTATTTCGTGACCATTTGCACACAGAACAGGGAGTGTTTATTCGGCGATATAGCGGATGGGGAGATGGTATTGAACGACGCGGGGAAGATCGTCAACGAAGAATGGTTGAGAACAGCGAAATTACGGTTATGGGAGAATGTCGAAATCGATACGTATGCAATCATGCCGAACCACATACATGGCATTATCGTTATCAATCATGGTAGGGGCGTATTGCAATACGCCTTTGTAAATCTGGCTTGGCGGCTGAATTAACAGTTGCGCCAAGCCAACCTTTATATTTAATTCTTACTTCAACTTAAAACTACTGGAAGCTCTGTACCGTAAATCCAGGTTCTCCATTTATAGTAGTCGGATTATAGGCATAACCATATATGTGTGACGGACTTCCCATGATCATACGATACAAGTTCCAGTCGTTAAAATACGGGAACGAGTAGCTTGATCCGGTTGTGACTCTGAACTGACAACCCCAGAAGCTGGTTGAACCCCAAGGATTACATATCGGTAAACCTTCCTCAGATTCGTAGATATAATCTGCATTAGCATGTGTGCTCAACAAATTGGAGTGAGTCAATTGCCTCGTAGTGTATGTTCCTTGAGTAACATCTATCCAAGTGTAATATCCAGTGCCTGAGGTACAGTCGTTGACTGAGACATAAATTGTGTCACCCGGATATATATTAAAGTATCTTATCCAACGAGGTGCTATGTTGCCAACACTAGCAAAACAGTAGAATAGGCAATAATTCGACTGCCATCCAGTTTGTTTGTATAGGTTCGTGCTACAAGCAAAACCAGCTTGATCCATAAAGACGATATAATTATCATCTAACCCAACCCAGAAGCAGGCAGCTCCATCATTAGTAGGAACATTATATGGGACCTGGATGTAACTCCATACTATTCCTGGATAAGTAACTGGTTGTTGACCACCAACAAGGTTCAAAGATGGACTGGCACGAAATCCAGTCCACCTGGGTTTACTATAACTATTAGTAATCGTTCCAAAACCAACGCTTGGGTCGTTACCAATTACATCAGCACCTTTGACATATGTCTTGGCATGAGACATCACGTTATTCCATTCCCTTAAATCGGCGGGATTTGTTGGTCTTGGCGGAAGGCCATATTTTGCAAGATCTGCATCAGAAGCTGTTAGAGGAATAAACCCATCTGGTGGCTGTGGTAAATCTACAACAGTTCCCAGTGGTACAGTCATAGGAGAAGCAGCGGACACAGGCAGTGAAACTGCAAGAGATGCTATTAGCATAGCCACAACCGGAAGTAACCAAAAGACCTTCTTCATTTTTTCGCCCTCCTTTTTGTTTTAACACTTACATTTCTACTGATTTGTGCTAAAGTCCATTTGACTATAAAAATATCGATAAATTTTGCAAAATTCGCACGTGGATTCAGTACATGCCGCACTCATATTCTGTTGCTCGTTACCACCACCGATTCCACCGCCAAAATCTGCTAAGGTCAAATGCTCTGGTAATACCTCAAAGGTAGCGCTAATATTGACTCTGACCACTTGATAGGTGCTCTTATCTATCCACACAGTAAGCGGACTACCGGTACATGAGATATTGTAAATGTCCTTCTGTCTGGCAATTGTATCAGTATGAAACCATGTGACATGTAAATCACCGAATGGTTGCGGTTGCTCCTGCGAATAAACCCAGTTGATCAAGTCTTCCTTAGATGGAACCATATTTATGGTGTAGCATTCGATATCATCGATAGTTTCATCGGCTAGAAAAATAACTTGTGTGCCATTTTCAATCAAGTGGATCGCCTGAGGATATTGATCACTGGGTACCCACCTATCATACGAACCATTTAAAGTAATGACTGGACTTCCATCGATTTGCCAGTCACCCTCGCTCTGAGTTGCAGACCACTCTCCATTGGCAGCAGTCAAA contains:
- a CDS encoding MoxR family ATPase, whose product is MVKSNNGFDKFSGSADYVTSEPLRNVVNVSIALGKPLLIRGEPGTGKTLLAHSIAKGLGKRLITWNIKSTTKAQEGLYVYDTVQRLNDSRFGDKDVSNIKQYIKLGKLGQSFAAKEQVVLLIDEVDKADVEFPNDLLNELDEMSFYIPETEETVKAVHRPITVITSNAEKELPDAFLRRCIFHYIEFPEPTLMEQIVKVHFPDLKGKLLGEAMKTFYMLREIEDFRKKPSTSELIDWIRVLIAAGVPLDDISNEIPFIGTLLKKETDFYYFTKRYMTRVGEKYMMRKR
- a CDS encoding VWA domain-containing protein produces the protein MFTYFFYLLKSKKIPVSMTEWMTFMQALDKGCVKTLDDFYFLSRAILVKSETHFDDFDVAFQEFAQGIENAQDISQQIWDWLNDPLNRPLYDELQKQMCEQYDFDELMKELQKRLEEQTEQHDGGSHWIGRGGTSPFGHSGYHPNGIRIGGESRGRHAVQIAAERRFRNYRSDITLDTRQMKIALKRLRQLTRTGPEDELNLDKTIDATAKNYGEIELIWQRARKNTVKVLLLMDVGGSMDPFSLLCSQLFSAAHSSSHFRDFQYYYFHNCIYDNVYDNIERYEAVSTNHLLNTLTPDYKLIIVGDARMAPWELSERNGAINYYEHNDVPGINWLQRIADHFTHAVWLNPDSPQYWDNYTVEMIARVFPMFPLTLDGLGMAVQKLVVKR
- a CDS encoding G1 family glutamic endopeptidase, with protein sequence MKKVFWLLPVVAMLIASLAVSLPVSAASPMTVPLGTVVDLPQPPDGFIPLTASDADLAKYGLPPRPTNPADLREWNNVMSHAKTYVKGADVIGNDPSVGFGTITNSYSKPRWTGFRASPSLNLVGGQQPVTYPGIVWSYIQVPYNVPTNDGAACFWVGLDDNYIVFMDQAGFACSTNLYKQTGWQSNYCLFYCFASVGNIAPRWIRYFNIYPGDTIYVSVNDCTSGTGYYTWIDVTQGTYTTRQLTHSNLLSTHANADYIYESEEGLPICNPWGSTSFWGCQFRVTTGSSYSFPYFNDWNLYRMIMGSPSHIYGYAYNPTTINGEPGFTVQSFQ